Sequence from the Melanotaenia boesemani isolate fMelBoe1 chromosome 21, fMelBoe1.pri, whole genome shotgun sequence genome:
TCATTTTTTGGTAAATCCCCATTGTGACTCATGAAAGTAAATTTCTCTCTGTGATCTGAAAAGTATTGTATGTTAAAAATGTTGACTAGGAAGCCATGTTTTTCAATCCAAACACAACTGTGGGATTTACTGTAAAAAGTCTTTCTTTGACATTAACGTCTAAAGATtagtaatatttttatatatgacAAGAACTTTTGATAACAAATGACAGAACGTCCCCATTTGGACCTAAACAGTTATTCGGCCTAACTTACTGTATTCTCTGATACAAAATCTTAAATGGCCATTAAAGAGACGTCTATTTCATTTAGGCTAATTTATTGTCTCTGCCTCCTTTTTTGTGATGATTTCAACAGCATCTGCTTACAAATGGCAAGATTGGAGCTTGCAGATGCTTCTGGTCACACCTCTTTAAAGTTGCATCCACACATCATTTGCAATACAATAATGTGAAAAATAACTGATTTGCAAATATTACAAACCAATGTTTTATTCACAACATGACACAAGTGATGCTGCACCGTAATAAATGTCTCTCtgtcctgattttttttaagccatGTTGGTGCCATCACATTTAAGATCAGTTAAtgtttttcatgaatttttaaatattctcactctcaaatttgatgttttttttttgtttacttttgttttttttttttgtttttttttagactcCAAAAGAATCTtgacttttcttctttcttggaGTTTCAGCTTATAAattgttaaagaaatattcaCTTTTGGAAGGTGGTTTTATTTGGATACAGTGCTGACTCACCTGATCATTGTGTGGACATTGACATGTGAGTTTTTTACCTGCATGACCAAAACTGTTTTGGTCACAAGGGCCAATATGATAACAGTTGTGAAACCACCTGGGGAGGAGAATAAATGCTGCTTTGTTGGTACTGGGAAAGTGAAACCTGAGACCACCTGCTCTGTTCAGTGATGGGTTTCCAGTTTAACACGTATTGATGCCTTTCTCAAACCATCTAACTTGTTTGTCTAAAATGTGAACATAAATGTCCTCAAAAGAGTGCCCGtcaaataaattcttttttttaattttcattttaccCGTAGAAAAGAGGGCAAAGTCTGCCACAGGGACAATGAACTTATGGGGATTCTCCAAGCTGGGGgctttgcctgcttggtctgcagagttgttgccatggtgatcgcTCTGGTCTGGAGACTTGGAGAAACCAGAACTGTGGTCTGATGGCCACAACGTGGGCCCCAGCTGGCCCTGATCTGGATACGGTTCATGTGGTGGcagcctctgtggtcatgggtggggtGGCTCCCAGTGTGGATATCCCTTACCCACAGCCAGATATTAGCGTTGGGTTGGGATTGGGTGGGAGTGGAGTTGCAAGAGAGTACATGGGCttggtgttgtgtgtgtgtgtgagagagagagagagagagtatgaATGATTAGGTGTGTTTTTGATTTGGATAGGCTATATTTGTGGGTATATGAGcgcttgtttttaatttaattgtttaattgtttttaatatgtaaagcactttgtgctgctttttttgtatgaaaagtgttatATGAATACAATTTGATGTGATTTGAATGAACTCCTACTTGATGCCCTCTTGTCTCCATCTTTTCAGCATCACTTTATCATGTGAGCACATAGTTTCATTTAGACACAGTTCTCTAGATGGTACCTGCTTAAACccattttatgttgtttcctTCCACTTTCAAACCTTTTTTGTagtttacaaacaaaaacacgaACAAATATTACAATTTTATCTCAGGTTTTTATCCAgaaagttgttttatgtttcttaGTGTGAGAAATGTAGAAAGGGGCCCGATTTACTGAAATGACTTTTCCATAAGTTAAAGTTCATCAGcctgaaaaatgtataaatttcAATTCAGTTGTTAATGATTAGTAGTGTAACTTATATTACAGAACTGTTAACTCCTCCAAACCACCCACTTTGCAGAGTGTGCAGCAGTAATTGCAGTTGAGTCTAGGGAATTGAATCTGGGTCAGAGCTCCTGTACccagacaagaaaaaaatgaaaaagtaaaatggtTAAAAGAGTTAATGAATTCATCCACTTGCCATGTCTCCAAGGCTTGCTTGCCAACCTCTTTCTGTCCTGACTTGTTGTCTAATGGCTTCTCCTGTGTCTGCTCACAGCTGCGAGGAGGCTCAGGAGGAGCTGCTGGAGTTTCAGGAGGGGAGCAGGGAGCTGGAGGCTGAACTGGAGGCCCAGCTAGGCCAGGCTGAACATCGCATCAGGGACCTGCACTCTGAGAACCAAAGACTCAAGAATGAGGCTGAAACACTCAAGGTAACAGCAGTTTGTTGTAAAGAGTTTTAATTACACTAAAAATATGCAGGTAAATGCAAAGAGGTAGTTTGACCCCGACTATACAGCCTTCAGCTAATGGATAAGGAAAAAGCAGCCAGATGAGCAAACAAAAGTATGCAGAGGTCTGAAATCTGCCATCGATAATGTCAACTTCACCACAGTTAGTCTTTATCTTTACAGTTTACTTTTCAGTGTCATGATTGTCATTATTATTGGTGCCTACAGCACTAGTGATATACTATGTAAAACTAGTATTACATATTTAGTTTAGATTGGCTGTTTACTCAAGATATAATACAAGTATTTTATTGTATTACAAGGAATAGCTATACTTGTCAATTATTTTACAAGCACAGACTAAACTCAAAACAAGTCTTCGATTATAAATATTACCatttacaatttttaaataGAGGACTAGAAAAATAGCTGGTGTTCCTAAAATAAAGGGCTTTGTTGTTGAggtaaataaaactcatttgaGGACATTCAGCATATGCAGCTCAGTGGTTGCTTTCCTACATTTACCAAGCAAACCTATCTGCTAATGTTTCCTGCTCATTTCTATATTCACGTTCTGTTGAATGACCTTAGTTGGGAATATGACTTTCTCTGTTGTGTGCATTTAAGATGACATCAGGGTTATGTGTATATTTATTAGATTAGCTTTACAGGGCTGTGCTGAGCAAGTACCACATGTCTTTATGTGTGCccttgaaatgtttttaatctctttatgtTGCCATCTTTTATCAACCTTGGAGTCCCTTGAAGCTACAAGAAGGGATGTCACTCTATGacagctttgctttgtttttgtaaatgaaaatctCACTGAGGGACTCATTTCTAATATCACCACCTGCTCTGTCCAATTCTGGTTGTATACTGGTATACTGGTGCGGCTAACATATATGACTCATCAATAATTCAGCAGACTGTGTCTCGTTCTCATTCTCACTCCACAATTATCAAAATGCCCATTTTTGAGACCATGTTTCCAGCCGGGTGATTCAGACCACCAGCAGGGATGACAGGTTTCTGCCAATAAATctgactgttttctgtttttgttttttcgtcCAGATAAGCACCAAGACCCACATTGAGTGGCTTTGTTTGGTGTAGaacagggccggttctaggaatgcatacatgagggggcaggcataaatttgaagggggcattatgagtacatacttcagcattttcttgttgttgttttttaagtgtttctttaacggaactgtgctgttagtggagtccaacttcaaagaaatagattgcactttgtcaggcctctactctaagacctgtccagcttgggtgtcccacctgaaaccaaagctcctgctggtatagctcttagagtcactgaggcacgcaaaccccctgaccacaataaggtggcaatccctcagggggggaacagaaaatatcaataacaaaatgaagtaagaaaaaagaaaagaatgatccattatcaaagctttaacaaccaacaaaataacaattgccctattggacagccattagatgtctaagcattttgaataaatttgaaactcataacaataaactcaactatctgtgtgtttgtttctgtctgtatatagaccataatgattaaagaatcataactatcaagcacaacaataacagagcaaaaaaattaaaccccctaccaaaataaggcagtgaaccttcagggggaaataatgataataaatgaaaatgactaaaaactaaatgatccttcatcaaaattttaagaaccaNNNNNNNNNNNNNNNNNNNNNNNNNNNNNNNNNNNNNNNNNNNNNNNNNNNNNNNNNNNNNNNNNNNNNNNNNNNNNNNNNNNNNNNNNNNNNNNNNNNNNNNNNNNNNNNNNNNNNNNNNNNNNNNNNNNNNNNNNNNNNNNNNNNNNNNNNNNNNNNNNNNNNNNNNNNNNNNNNNNNNNNNNNNNNNNNNNNNNNNNCAAAAAAGGCATTTTCTCTTTACTCCAAACCTTTAACGAGACCTTCACAGCATCACTACAATTTGACACAAAGTCTGAAGGATTCAAAGATCACATGTTTTCCCTTTTAATTTTGGCCCCCATCATTTGGAACTTAATCTTGtgcaaaaagataaaacaaaaacaaagaatggaTATGGCTGCAATGACTGCATGCACCACAGTGTAATCTGTAGACTGTACAGGTAAAAACAGACCTGCAGGTCTCAATTGTTTTCCcatttaatatgtaaatttatAGAGTATTTAAGTGGGTTATAGTTTAGATTTAGTAAAAGATTATTTGATGGACAGGAAATGAACAGCAAGGTTTTGATGAATGGTTCATCtatgaataaatttaaaaaatgtttagctGTTTCAGACTCAACATGTATATTTGCTTTCTTTTGTAGAACATTGTGATAATAAGCAAAACGAGCCCTTTAATGTGGACTTTTTGACAGAAAATTATCCACATGTTCTCCCATTAAGATTAGAAAATCCAGGCCTGAAATATTTACCTCTAAACTAATGCAGTTCTGTAGTGTTTCTTCTAATAGAAAATCCATATTATTGAAACACTTTCCCACTTTCTGGTACCTTCCTTATATCGAAAATCTAATGTGCatctgcgtttttttttttttgttttgtttgttttttctttgtcagtcaTAGGAGGTTAGTTATCTACCAtctaataatgaaaaaagaaatgcagcagtttCCATGCAGAGTCTATATAACCTTTCAAACCCTGCTGGATCCTATGATGGGTTCATCGCTGCATTGAAAGGTTAAACATTGTGCAAATCCACTGAAAATCACTTTAAACTCTCAACAACAAATATTCCTTCTGCCTCATTTGATTCAGAAATATCAGCCTTGgcagaaaatgtataaaatgatgCACAAGACATCTTAAATGCTCAATTAAATGTCACAGCATCATGTAGCCAAAGtggtgtgttttgttgttttttttctgactgtaaAGCTAAAATCAGGGTTCAGGTTATTTATGTGGTCAGGAAACtctgcaacacaaaaacaatcagctgtttttccattagaaaaaaaatgcaaactacaatttgtccatgttattttgtgtaaatgtgACATTGTGCTACAACTAGCAACATTATGTATATACAGTATGACCTTATattgtttattatcatttagttttcattaCAGTAGTCGTATATATCTATTTATCATCATTATATAACGGAATCTTTCTGCTGTCAGTATAGTACAGAACAATATGTACAGAGTATTTACAAATGTCCCATGGATAATATCGCACTTACAGAGAGACGATGGCAGAGCAGCACAGTGACTTTGAGGCCATGTGTAGTGGATGTTCTCCGGACAAACAAAGGTCCTACAATCTGGATAGGTTACGACAAACCCCTCCGCAAGGCAAATAACGAACTGCTGCTCTCGTACGCAAACCTCATTACTCCAGTTTAACTGATTTTCAAGTTTCCTCTTAAACTGAACCTGTAATTCCTGAAAAGGTTTCGATGAGGCAGCAGAAAAGTTCTGGTCCCATGTcagaatactttttttttctaaaacctcAGATGAGATTCGTGTTTAATGTCAACAATCAGAATCCCTCATAATCCAGTAAAAGTACTCAGAAATATATCTGTATAAATACtctcaataaaataaacacatatagACATATCTTTGCACTTGCCTGTTAATCACTAATATAGACCAAAAATATCAGCATATTGAACAGTTTCCTATGGACTAGTGttgaaatatgaaaatgataCCAGCACTGTCGagaaaaatgtgcttatttagaaaaatatagcacattttttggtcaattttctttctgttttgtgaTTGGACAGGATGAATATCCACTGAGAATGTTCACCAAAGATTATCTGTAATATGTCTGTACAAGGTCGTCTCATATGGAGCCTGAAATGTACCACAACagaaaatagttgttttttttttttctttttttttttgttttactttattttacatatttaattacaaACGTCATTTCCAAAAAAGCTgggttttttaaatttagtaaaaACTTTATCTGTAGTTTGTTAACAAGTTTGAACCTTTATCTAACAGACACAAGTCCAAAGAAATTTTTTTCAGTGTCTTCACAGACCaacttataaaatataataaaaataaatgagtaaaaagcAAGAGACTAAAAAAAGTTTGTACAGTGGCAAATGAAGGcagaaaagatgaaagaatAAACAGTAACATCATTGTGGAAGATGTTATTGAAATTAATTGGTCaaaggtgagggtgtcaggattgggtataaaagaaaCACCCATCAAAGGCTTAGTCTTTCTATGCAGGGACAGCTCAGGGCTCACCACTTTTTGCCAAACTCAGCCTATCTattctattaaataaataataagtaaataataataataataactatatatatatatatatatatacagaataATGTGAAAAGATTCAGGGAGTCTGTGGTGGAAATCTTAGGAAGTAAAAGTTGACGATGCTGTCAACAGCTTTAagtcctcaggcagcactgcaagAGAGACCATCATTAGACCATCAAGCCACCATGAACATTGTATTCCATGAGGAAGAAGCCATGTTTCAATTCTATGCAGACACAGTCAAGTTCTTAAGACATGAGGTCATCTTAAATGGCCAGAGTCGGTGGACACATGTTTTATGGTCAGATGAGCCcatgtttcagctgcttttggaAAAGAACTATTGTAGAGAATGAAACAAACCATCTAGACTGTTATCAgagaaagctgaaaaaaaacaaaaaaaaaaaaaaaacagcgtcTCTGATGGTATGGTCTATTAGTTTCCATGACATGGATGATTAATTTTATGTGAAGGTATCACTGATACAGAAATGGATGTTGGACATCTTTTCTCAGGAGGTCTGTGATTGTTTCAGCAGGACATCAGACCTCATTCTGCACGACTTCCATCAGCAGGGTGTGTGTGCTTAACTGGCCTCCCTGCAGTCCACATCTGTATCCTAGTGAAACGTTTTGGAATCAGACAACAACCACAGACTATTAAGTTGCTGAAATCttaaattcagcaagaagagaTTTCTCTGTAAAACTGTGACAATTAGTATCCTCATGATGTAAGTGGCATTAGAGGAAGTTGATGGATCACAATGGCAAACTTTTTTCTATCcaggtatgttttttttgttttttttacgtATACCAGCGTCATCAAATATTGAATTTGTTTATAgtttataaacagaatgaaGCTcctgaaaacactaaaaaataaTTGCTTTGGACTTGTGTCAGTCAAAAGAAggtttaaacaaatttaatgaacagcttcaagtttttattgcattttagaaaattcCCAAACCTTTCTGGAAAGAAGGTTTGTAAAATAACTGCATAACAGCTAACCAATCTGAGCTCACGCTCAAAATAAATATAGTTATGCTCTGCAGGGTTCATATTATCAAGCTTAtacatctttttcttcctcttaatGTCTCATaacttgacaaagaaaaatgaaaaaattctgGCTTAATGCCAAAAACAATGATGAATAATTACAtggactttttcattttaatcttcCTGGATGTTTCATAAACTTTAGTATGCATTGTATATATTTCATAGCTCCCTGACAGCTTAAGCTATAGAAGAAACGGTCTCTTTATAACTCTCCTGTGGATAAAAAATATGATCTGGTTGGATTTATATAGTAAATCATATCATATACTCTGACAATGTACAGTAGAAACAATAAATAAGCGGTGGGCTGATATCCTTACTGACTGCTATGTGAGTTTAGAGAACAGTGTGATTGAGCTTTGAACCGATGCGTCATCTTGTTGTTGTTCTCCTAAATGTCTAAAACATGCATTCCTGGTTTTGCTCCACAACACCAACAGTGCAACATCATAGAGAATGATTACCACGTTAATTAACACACCACACACtagcaaaaaacacacacactttcctaAAAAAACATCCTGGCACACTCACAGTGAACGCTCGGtgagaaatgaaacaaacaacccctgaggagtgaaggagtgaaGGAGCAAGTGGTAATGGGAGTTCAGCGATGAGAGAAAGAAGACAAGTTGACCAGGTAGATGCACAATACTGTGTTCTTGGTTTCTTCTGAAGTTCACTCATGAGATGCAGCAGCGGCACCGGCCTGTTTCCAGTCTTGTGTGTGACGTTAAAGGCAATATTGCAGGTGAATCAAATAAGgcaaaaagaaatagaaaacttaaaaaaaggacTAAATAATCAGccaaagtaaaaatgtaaataggcGCATCTGATAAAAAGTCACCTTGTATGTGTGTTCtccatattttttatatttctgtgcaGAGGCGCTAGTTTTTACACGTCGGCCCCTCTGGATCGAGTACAGGTGAGGTGAGATGAGGAGATCCAGAGCGGTCGTTGAGGCTAAAGAGATGCAGCAGGAGCGAGGGGAAAGCCGACGAATGAGAGAGACGGTGCAGCAGTGGTGTTGTGTTTGATTCAAACAGCCAACACAGGAACTCAGCGGCGTCATAGCACTGTGCTCTCAGACTCATCGTCGGAGTCTGCCCTGCTGTTGGTGGAGTTGAGCAGGGCCACTGAGTTCCTGAAGGGGGAGATGTGGGTCAAGTCAAAAATGCCGTCCAGTTCCATGTCGATGATAGGGATGTCCAAGTTGCAGAGTGAATCTGGCAGAGCAGAAAGAATAGAAAAGGATgagcagagaagaaaaacaatccCAAGTGTTATCTtgggtaaaaaataaagatgcagaATATAACAGATCATTCAATGTCGGTGCTGGTGGATGTTACACATCACATGAGTATCACAAGTCCAAACAATGGCTGTATGAATAAAgatagaggggaaaaaaagcatgaCAGGGCAGCACGATATACAAAAAGTATATTGCAAGGGGGCAGCATCTTCCAAAAGAAGAGGCATTAATTTGCTGCTTTAACAGCCTCCCCTCTGTTAGCTCAAGGTTTTTCACCAGATGTTGAACATTTGCTTCTGCTGAGCCTCAATACTGAGGTCCAAAACTGGTGTTAGCTGATCACAGACAGTTTACATGCACAGCATTATTCCAGCTATTCACCTTATTCTAAATAATAAAGCATAGTATGCTGGTGTACATTCCATTGATATGTCATTTAAGCACACATTGGTTTGATTCAATAGAATAACGCCgtgcatgtaaacatagctGCTGTTCCAGATCATCACAGACCAGTACATTTATTTGCACTAATGGGCTGAAATCAGGACAATGGACCAAAAGTAAGAAATAAGGTCACAACAATGTCTAAATATGTATTTAAGGCCAAACAGTGCATGTGGCAATTTCATGATTTGAGCAAAACTTAAACCATTATTACATCACAAGGTTATTTCTGTAATTACTGAGACgattatttctattaaaaacaaacaatccttggaatgaatgaaaaatgctATTATGAGCagaaatttaaaagaacaaatatatactgtatatcgGCAGTCAGTGCTGTGCAACCCTCATTCTTACCTGATACGAacataattttgaaaaatgaacaCATATCAATAAACACAATGATCAATGCTGTTAGTTATACTGGTGTATAAACTAACATATTGACCCTTAGTTTGATTTCAACATGTGCTTCTTTGATTCTTCTGTGAGAATGATGACGTCCACAGTGAAACAAGTGATGGAAAACTGGCACAGACAGGAAGTGTGTCCACTGAAGGGCAGTGAGGCACAGTGTAGTGTGGTGGATTGGGGGTGTGAAGGTTTATAGGGCACTGAATGCCAAAGCTGGAGGGGCAGCTGCCGCAAGGCATTGTGGGTGGGACTCCTAAAGGCAGAAAAGTTTTGTGTCATCTGCCCTGCAGAGTTCAGACCGCACAGCCTGGCAAATGTGCCCATAAAAGCCATGCATCAGTCTCAGCCACCATGCAAATgccaaaaaaacatgttaaaggtGGTCTGAACAGTATGTTGATAGATGCATGATGATAAGCAGGGAATCAGATCCAGGATCTGCGTCTACTGGCAGCTTAACCCTGTTGTGTGTTGTCAGGCGGCTCCATGTTTGGCTGAGATGGCAGAGGGGATACAGGGATAGGGAGGTGGA
This genomic interval carries:
- the LOC121632974 gene encoding nuclear distribution protein nudE-like 1-B, giving the protein MEMDMIPKFSSKDEEIDFWKALSFKYKKGCEEAQEELLEFQEGSRELEAELEAQLGQAEHRIRDLHSENQRLKNEAETLKISTKTHIEWLCLV